A single window of Pseudarthrobacter psychrotolerans DNA harbors:
- a CDS encoding response regulator transcription factor: MATSHSMTNNLPQLTHPDGSPIRALVVDDEPSLSELMSMGLRMAGWSVAVASDGPEAVKRAKEFRPDVLVLDVMLPGFDGVELLGRIRAFAPEVPALFLTAKDAVQDRILGLAAGGDDYVTKPFSMEEVLLRLHRLVQRSGVAAMDTAELVVGDLVLNIDTREVTRAGDDLQLTATQFELLRYLMENPKRVISKAQILDRVWNYDFGGQANIVELYISYLRKKVDAAHPPMIHTVRGAGYVIKPAE, encoded by the coding sequence ATGGCCACTTCCCACTCCATGACCAACAACCTTCCGCAACTTACCCACCCGGACGGCTCACCCATCCGCGCCCTGGTGGTTGACGACGAACCCAGCCTTTCCGAACTCATGAGCATGGGGCTGCGCATGGCCGGATGGTCCGTTGCCGTGGCTTCTGATGGCCCGGAGGCCGTCAAGCGTGCCAAGGAGTTCCGCCCGGACGTCCTGGTGCTGGACGTGATGCTGCCAGGGTTCGACGGCGTTGAACTGCTGGGCAGGATCCGCGCCTTCGCGCCGGAGGTACCCGCGCTTTTCCTGACCGCCAAGGACGCCGTCCAGGACAGGATCCTGGGCCTCGCGGCCGGCGGGGATGACTATGTGACCAAGCCGTTCAGCATGGAGGAGGTCCTGCTGCGGTTGCACCGCCTCGTTCAGCGGTCCGGCGTTGCCGCGATGGACACCGCCGAACTTGTGGTGGGCGATCTTGTCCTCAACATCGATACGCGCGAAGTGACCCGTGCGGGCGATGACCTCCAGCTCACGGCCACCCAGTTCGAACTGCTCCGGTACCTCATGGAGAACCCCAAACGCGTGATCAGCAAGGCCCAGATCCTTGACCGCGTCTGGAACTATGACTTCGGCGGCCAGGCCAACATCGTGGAACTCTACATCTCCTACCTGCGCAAGAAGGTGGATGCGGCGCACCCGCCCATGATCCATACAGTGCGGGGCGCCGGCTACGTCATCAAGCCGGCCGAGTAG
- a CDS encoding winged helix-turn-helix domain-containing protein, which translates to MSVASGYVHISVRNAGKAGQASGLRQGFGARPAFAPAAPGASFPAPGYAPQGYNPNSYGQLRAVQPAEAAPLTAPTPVIAGPNAVRPVANDTVARGFVLYMGIDEETAAAAGTSIAKLAQEIRAYAQSLVTGAESYAAVAVAPAGTPGSALDVVRSTFGDPTVNAQKRTETARLQQPQDPRPSGVLIDLARREVHLDGESLNLTFKEFELLNYLVENGTRTVGRDELLEGLWRNAEEVPNERTIDVHIRRLRSKLGRLANTVRTVRGQGYRFYEHPEVIVWAAPEYSI; encoded by the coding sequence ATGTCAGTTGCATCCGGATACGTCCACATCTCCGTCCGTAACGCAGGCAAGGCGGGCCAGGCCTCCGGCCTCCGCCAAGGCTTCGGCGCCCGACCGGCATTCGCCCCGGCAGCCCCCGGCGCCAGCTTTCCCGCCCCCGGCTACGCACCCCAGGGCTACAACCCCAACTCCTACGGCCAGCTCCGCGCCGTCCAGCCTGCCGAAGCCGCACCGCTGACCGCGCCAACTCCGGTTATCGCGGGGCCAAACGCCGTGCGGCCCGTCGCCAACGACACCGTGGCCCGTGGATTTGTCCTCTACATGGGCATCGACGAGGAAACCGCAGCGGCTGCCGGAACCTCCATTGCCAAACTTGCCCAGGAAATCCGCGCTTACGCACAGTCACTCGTGACCGGTGCCGAAAGCTATGCGGCCGTGGCTGTGGCTCCGGCCGGCACCCCGGGTTCCGCGCTCGACGTCGTCCGTTCCACCTTTGGTGACCCCACGGTGAACGCGCAGAAGCGCACCGAGACTGCGCGGCTGCAGCAGCCCCAGGACCCGCGTCCGTCCGGCGTCCTGATTGACCTTGCCCGGCGCGAAGTCCACCTGGACGGCGAATCCCTGAACCTGACCTTCAAGGAATTCGAACTCCTGAACTACCTGGTGGAAAACGGCACCCGGACCGTTGGCCGCGATGAACTGCTCGAGGGCCTGTGGCGCAACGCCGAGGAAGTCCCCAACGAGCGCACCATCGACGTCCACATCCGCCGCCTCCGCTCCAAGCTGGGCCGCCTCGCCAACACCGTCCGCACCGTCCGCGGCCAGGGCTACCGCTTCTACGAGCACCCCGAAGTGATTGTCTGGGCCGCTCCGGAATACTCGATCTAG
- a CDS encoding histidine phosphatase family protein, which translates to MSDHHIKRLVIMRHAKADWPGGVADHERPLEERGHREAPLAGKWLVKHSILPDFILCSSALRTRQTCTWVCSELGDKAPTPKLEDGLYAASALRMLAVVNHVPDTVTTLMLISHMPGVQDLAMHLASRDSNHDAYMDAATRYPTSALTVLETEKSWAELDGQDARLTKFKVPRAH; encoded by the coding sequence ATGAGCGACCACCACATCAAACGCCTGGTGATCATGCGGCACGCCAAGGCCGACTGGCCCGGCGGCGTGGCGGATCATGAGCGGCCGCTGGAGGAACGCGGGCACCGCGAGGCGCCTCTGGCCGGCAAGTGGCTTGTCAAGCACAGCATCCTCCCGGACTTCATCCTGTGTTCCAGTGCGCTGCGCACGCGCCAGACCTGCACCTGGGTGTGCTCCGAGTTGGGAGATAAGGCTCCGACGCCGAAACTTGAGGACGGCCTCTACGCCGCCTCTGCGCTGCGGATGCTCGCCGTGGTCAACCATGTGCCTGACACCGTCACCACCCTGATGCTCATCTCGCACATGCCTGGCGTCCAGGACCTCGCCATGCACCTGGCCTCACGAGACTCAAACCACGACGCCTACATGGACGCCGCCACCCGATACCCCACCAGCGCCCTCACGGTGCTGGAAACGGAAAAATCCTGGGCCGAGCTGGACGGGCAGGACGCCCGGCTGACCAAGTTCAAGGTCCCGCGAGCCCACTGA
- a CDS encoding LysR family transcriptional regulator has protein sequence MIEIGSLRALAAIELHGSVIAASEVMGFSPSAVSQQIKKLEKQTGFPVLERRGRGVLLTERGLTLAAYGRRILSELEELESTLLADPAKPTGHLRVVSFSTACRGLVGPLLGRLASSGADLDISVLAEDPREAVARVANGEADLGVVHNWNSVPLVIPEHMMLEWLCEDVADVLVHRDHPLAGRSQVEPADLVDERWISTPHGAICNEALLRIFADRGRVPDIKVYDPDFATHIALVEQGAVVALVPRLGRPALPGDVACLPLVNPMQVRQVGIVYRRTMAASPGIRHVAGLLREVAASRVAASRVVSESSVVTGSPGVSGLAGP, from the coding sequence ATGATTGAGATCGGTTCACTCCGGGCCCTGGCAGCGATTGAACTGCACGGTTCGGTCATAGCGGCGTCGGAGGTGATGGGCTTCAGTCCGTCGGCCGTCTCCCAGCAGATCAAGAAGCTGGAGAAGCAGACCGGGTTCCCCGTCCTGGAACGCCGCGGCCGCGGGGTGCTGCTGACCGAGCGGGGGCTCACCCTGGCAGCTTACGGCCGGCGCATCCTGTCGGAGCTCGAGGAACTGGAATCCACGTTGTTGGCAGATCCGGCCAAACCCACCGGGCACCTGAGGGTTGTTTCCTTTTCCACCGCCTGCCGGGGACTCGTGGGGCCACTGCTGGGACGGCTGGCTTCATCCGGAGCGGACCTGGACATCAGCGTACTGGCCGAGGACCCTCGGGAAGCCGTGGCGCGGGTGGCCAACGGGGAGGCGGACCTGGGTGTGGTGCACAACTGGAACTCCGTCCCGCTGGTAATACCGGAGCACATGATGCTCGAGTGGCTGTGCGAGGACGTTGCGGACGTCCTGGTGCACCGCGACCATCCGCTGGCTGGACGCAGCCAGGTGGAGCCGGCGGACCTCGTGGACGAACGGTGGATCAGCACGCCGCACGGCGCCATCTGCAACGAGGCGCTGCTGCGGATCTTCGCCGATCGTGGCCGGGTTCCGGACATCAAGGTCTACGATCCTGACTTCGCAACCCACATCGCCCTGGTGGAGCAGGGAGCCGTTGTGGCGCTGGTTCCCCGCCTTGGCCGGCCCGCACTGCCGGGGGACGTCGCGTGCCTGCCCCTGGTCAACCCCATGCAGGTCAGGCAGGTGGGCATCGTGTACCGCCGCACCATGGCGGCCAGCCCGGGCATCCGGCACGTCGCCGGGCTGCTGCGGGAGGTCGCTGCGTCCCGTGTCGCTGCGTCCCGTGTGGTCAGTGAGTCCTCTGTGGTCACCGGGTCCCCTGGAGTCAGTGGGCTCGCGGGACCTTGA
- a CDS encoding EamA family transporter, which translates to MNLRHSLLAALVAVLWGLNFVAIDFGLHANGREVPPLLFVAMRFLLVVFPCIFFIRKPDVSWKAIIGVGVFMSAGQFGLLYLAMALGMPAGLASLVLQAQVLLTVLLAAGLLRERPSRSQLAGVVLGVVGLAVVAVGRSAVAPLLPLIIVLGAALSWAAGNVIARQAKASSGLGLVVWSGAVVPLPLAGLSLLVDGPDAVFGTLADLQPATILSALYTAVFASLVGYGIWNRLLASYPSSAVVPFTLLVPVVGMSAAWLALGEMPTPAELAGGLLLLGGVATAVLAGRGRRGQRRGAGLAPVLVPGLGAGLRTGDADDDGRLAAAAGIRAGARSPDAR; encoded by the coding sequence GTGAATCTCCGACACTCCCTCCTCGCCGCCCTGGTCGCCGTTCTCTGGGGCCTGAACTTCGTGGCCATCGACTTTGGCCTGCATGCGAACGGCCGTGAGGTTCCGCCGCTGCTTTTTGTGGCTATGCGCTTCCTCCTGGTGGTCTTCCCCTGTATTTTCTTCATCAGGAAACCGGACGTCAGCTGGAAGGCGATCATCGGCGTCGGCGTCTTTATGAGCGCGGGCCAGTTCGGACTCCTCTACCTGGCCATGGCGCTGGGTATGCCGGCGGGCCTCGCCTCCCTGGTCCTCCAGGCGCAGGTGCTGCTCACCGTCCTCCTGGCTGCCGGGTTACTGCGCGAGCGGCCCAGCCGGAGCCAGCTGGCCGGCGTCGTTCTGGGCGTTGTGGGCTTGGCCGTGGTGGCCGTCGGCCGGAGTGCCGTGGCCCCGCTGCTGCCGCTCATCATCGTCCTGGGAGCCGCATTGTCCTGGGCCGCCGGCAACGTCATTGCCCGTCAGGCCAAGGCCTCCTCCGGGCTGGGGCTGGTGGTCTGGTCCGGCGCCGTGGTGCCGCTGCCCCTCGCCGGGCTGTCGCTGCTGGTGGACGGCCCGGACGCGGTGTTCGGCACGCTGGCTGACCTCCAGCCCGCCACGATCCTGAGTGCACTGTATACGGCCGTTTTCGCGTCGCTGGTGGGGTACGGAATCTGGAACAGGCTCCTGGCCAGCTACCCGTCGTCGGCCGTGGTGCCCTTTACCCTGCTGGTTCCCGTGGTGGGCATGAGCGCGGCCTGGCTGGCATTGGGGGAGATGCCGACGCCGGCCGAACTGGCTGGCGGGCTGCTCCTCCTGGGCGGGGTGGCGACGGCGGTGCTCGCCGGCCGAGGCCGGCGGGGTCAGCGGCGGGGCGCCGGCTTGGCACCCGTCTTGGTGCCCGGTTTGGGTGCCGGCTTGCGGACCGGGGACGCGGACGACGACGGCCGCTTGGCTGCGGCGGCAGGCATCCGGGCGGGCGCGCGGAGCCCTGACGCGCGCTGA
- a CDS encoding TetR/AcrR family transcriptional regulator, producing the protein MHGPAEKKLRPARTNATRQKLFDASMELIGQRGAAGVTVDEIAAAAGVSKGTVYYNFGSKSDLIAQLLRHGVDILKARLLSEAGHPGADPLVAMEAMIGQAMDFMADYPSFARLWVSENWRTPSEWRDTFAVLRSELLAVIGTAIENVAAVHPVDTSVSRGSLETAIFGACFVVGLDRQTYNPERTRNQSVAAIMAIMRGYVLK; encoded by the coding sequence ATGCACGGTCCGGCTGAGAAGAAGCTCCGCCCGGCCCGCACCAATGCCACCCGGCAGAAGCTCTTCGACGCGTCCATGGAGCTGATCGGCCAGCGGGGCGCAGCCGGCGTCACCGTGGACGAGATCGCCGCGGCGGCGGGCGTCTCCAAGGGCACCGTCTACTACAACTTCGGCAGCAAATCGGATCTGATCGCGCAGCTGCTACGGCACGGCGTGGACATCCTGAAGGCGCGCCTGCTCAGCGAGGCCGGGCATCCAGGGGCCGATCCGCTGGTGGCCATGGAGGCAATGATCGGGCAGGCCATGGATTTTATGGCCGATTATCCGTCCTTCGCCCGTTTGTGGGTGAGCGAAAACTGGCGGACTCCCAGCGAATGGCGGGACACCTTCGCTGTGCTCCGGTCTGAACTCCTGGCGGTCATCGGCACGGCCATAGAGAACGTGGCCGCTGTCCATCCCGTAGATACGTCTGTCTCGCGGGGCAGCCTGGAGACCGCAATCTTTGGCGCCTGCTTTGTGGTGGGGCTGGACCGGCAGACCTATAACCCCGAACGCACCCGTAACCAAAGCGTTGCAGCAATCATGGCAATCATGCGCGGCTACGTGCTGAAGTAG
- a CDS encoding YhgE/Pip domain-containing protein, producing MTVLRLARSELKRMTSGLLPKLTILALIMVPLLYGAVYLYANWNPYGNLNQIDAALVVEDTGATSSDGTELQAGKKVADGLVEGNVFNWQSVPTAAEADAGVSSGKYAFALKIPAEFSTNLVSPGSFDSASQAMLNVTTNDANNYLLSTIVDKLTTAVHTTVAKEVGEETATQLLSGFGTIHAQMLKAADGAGQLADGVATLRDGTVTLHTGTSELSAGAGELYNGQLKLRDGANQLTDGAGQLSSGLSVLKDKTATLPTDTQTLANGAAQVAAGNAQLNTKVKDVVTQLDATDQGLRTRVIESNARLVASEAITQVQADKILADFDAVAASSPVAAAKARIQTDAGQIQQLADGSEAVSVGAAQLATATPALKDAIVQASGGADQLHTGAATLATGEQSALDGAGRLVVGAQRLDAGAGQLEAGAGTAADGSRTLADEIAKGAGQVPNPDDSQKSSLSEVIADPVAVSNVSQAKADSYGAGLAPFFLTLALWIGIFMLVQAMRPITQRALASNAPAWKIAVGGWLPFLAVSVVQASLLTLVVNLALGLNPAHPVLMWLFMLAAAMAFSAIIQGIVALLGSPGKLVVLILLVLQLVSSGGTFPWQTTPQPLHVVHEILPMGYVVTGMRHLIYGADLSGIVPTVLGLLGYTLLGAAMSTFAVRKHKYWTLKTLKPEIAV from the coding sequence GTGACCGTGCTGCGGCTGGCCCGTTCCGAACTCAAGCGAATGACCAGCGGGTTGCTGCCGAAGCTGACCATTCTGGCCCTGATCATGGTGCCGCTCCTGTACGGGGCCGTGTACCTGTACGCCAACTGGAATCCCTACGGGAACCTGAACCAGATCGACGCCGCCCTCGTGGTGGAAGACACCGGTGCCACGTCCAGCGACGGCACCGAACTCCAGGCGGGCAAGAAGGTCGCGGACGGCCTGGTGGAGGGCAACGTCTTCAACTGGCAGTCCGTCCCCACGGCGGCCGAGGCGGATGCAGGCGTCAGCAGCGGCAAGTACGCATTTGCACTGAAAATCCCCGCGGAATTCTCAACCAACCTGGTGTCACCCGGCAGCTTCGATTCGGCCAGCCAGGCGATGCTGAACGTCACCACCAACGATGCCAACAACTACCTGCTGAGCACCATCGTGGACAAGCTGACCACGGCGGTGCACACAACTGTGGCCAAGGAAGTGGGCGAAGAGACGGCGACCCAGCTGCTCAGCGGCTTCGGCACCATCCACGCCCAGATGCTCAAAGCCGCAGACGGCGCCGGGCAGCTGGCGGACGGTGTGGCCACCCTCCGCGACGGGACCGTCACCCTGCATACGGGCACCAGCGAGCTCAGCGCAGGAGCGGGCGAGCTCTACAACGGGCAGCTGAAATTACGTGACGGCGCCAACCAGCTGACCGACGGCGCCGGGCAGCTCAGCAGCGGGCTCTCCGTCCTGAAGGACAAGACCGCCACCCTGCCCACGGACACCCAGACGCTGGCCAACGGCGCGGCCCAGGTGGCCGCGGGGAACGCTCAGCTGAACACCAAGGTCAAGGACGTCGTCACGCAGCTTGATGCCACGGACCAGGGGCTCCGGACGCGCGTGATCGAATCGAATGCCCGCCTGGTCGCGTCCGAAGCGATCACCCAAGTGCAGGCCGACAAGATCCTGGCCGACTTCGATGCTGTGGCTGCCTCCAGCCCCGTGGCCGCAGCGAAGGCCCGGATCCAGACCGACGCCGGCCAGATCCAGCAGCTGGCCGACGGCTCCGAGGCTGTGAGCGTCGGCGCAGCCCAGCTGGCAACGGCCACCCCTGCGCTGAAGGACGCCATTGTCCAGGCCTCCGGTGGCGCTGACCAGCTCCATACCGGGGCGGCCACACTGGCCACCGGCGAGCAGTCCGCGCTGGACGGCGCCGGACGCCTCGTCGTCGGGGCGCAAAGGCTCGACGCCGGCGCGGGGCAGCTTGAGGCGGGCGCCGGCACCGCGGCCGACGGCTCACGGACGCTGGCCGACGAAATTGCCAAGGGAGCCGGACAGGTTCCCAACCCCGACGATTCGCAGAAGAGCAGCCTTTCTGAGGTGATTGCTGACCCGGTTGCCGTCAGCAACGTCTCCCAGGCAAAAGCTGACTCCTACGGCGCGGGGCTGGCACCGTTCTTCCTGACACTCGCCCTGTGGATCGGCATCTTTATGCTGGTCCAGGCGATGCGGCCCATCACCCAACGGGCCCTGGCGTCGAACGCCCCGGCCTGGAAAATCGCCGTCGGCGGCTGGCTTCCGTTCCTGGCCGTCTCGGTGGTGCAGGCCAGCCTGCTGACCCTCGTGGTGAATCTGGCGCTGGGCCTGAACCCCGCGCATCCCGTGCTGATGTGGCTGTTCATGCTGGCCGCGGCCATGGCCTTCAGCGCCATCATCCAAGGCATCGTGGCGCTGCTGGGGTCACCCGGCAAGCTGGTAGTGCTGATCCTGCTGGTGCTTCAGCTGGTGTCCTCGGGCGGCACGTTCCCCTGGCAGACCACTCCGCAGCCACTCCACGTGGTCCACGAAATCCTGCCCATGGGCTACGTGGTCACGGGCATGCGGCACCTCATCTACGGCGCGGACCTGTCCGGGATCGTACCCACCGTCCTGGGGCTGCTCGGCTACACGCTTCTGGGCGCGGCGATGTCCACGTTTGCGGTCCGGAAGCACAAGTACTGGACCCTCAAAACGCTCAAGCCGGAGATCGCGGTATGA
- a CDS encoding ABC transporter ATP-binding protein yields MLSVQQLLVKGRRDDLLPPTSLRVGRGELLLVTAERQDQRTALALTISGRMKPTGGRIAWDANERTKSLRLASALVDSPNVNEPEQHLSVRDLVTEDLALIPRRYRGALLSKPWLKVNSFEDIADLWTEQLAPDRRIELLTALALANPHTDLLVVDSPDRHGAHAADWLPRLEELAHDAGRPLAVVVTVTALPAGWTGPATVIGNAVPDVDEAPDEPDLTDEETEALLLETEDAK; encoded by the coding sequence TTGCTCTCCGTACAGCAGCTCCTTGTGAAAGGCCGGCGCGACGATTTGCTCCCGCCCACCTCTCTGCGGGTCGGCCGGGGTGAACTCCTCCTCGTTACCGCCGAACGCCAGGACCAGCGGACAGCCCTGGCCCTGACCATCAGCGGGCGCATGAAACCCACTGGCGGCCGGATCGCGTGGGACGCCAACGAACGCACCAAATCCCTCAGGCTCGCGAGCGCCCTTGTGGATTCCCCCAACGTGAACGAACCCGAGCAGCACCTCAGCGTCCGCGACCTTGTCACCGAGGACCTCGCGCTGATCCCCCGCCGCTACCGGGGCGCGCTCCTCAGCAAACCCTGGCTCAAAGTCAACAGCTTCGAGGACATCGCGGACCTGTGGACGGAACAGCTGGCGCCGGACCGGCGTATTGAACTGCTCACGGCCCTTGCCCTCGCCAACCCGCACACCGACCTCCTGGTGGTGGACTCCCCCGACAGGCACGGTGCCCACGCTGCGGACTGGCTCCCGCGGCTTGAGGAGCTGGCGCACGACGCCGGCAGGCCGCTCGCCGTCGTCGTCACCGTGACTGCCCTCCCGGCAGGGTGGACGGGGCCGGCCACGGTGATCGGCAACGCCGTCCCGGACGTCGACGAAGCGCCTGATGAACCTGACCTGACAGACGAAGAAACAGAAGCTCTCTTACTCGAAACCGAGGATGCCAAGTGA
- a CDS encoding NAD(P)/FAD-dependent oxidoreductase produces MTPEPLQREFDVIVIGAGAVGENVADRVVQGGLTAVVIEAELVGGECSYWACMPSKALLRPGTALHGAQSVPGAVEAVTLTLDAAAVLKRRDYFTANWQDDSQVKWLEDTGIELIRGHGWIKAPRTVEVAGLDGNTYELKARHAVVLATGSTPTAPPIDGLADLQVWGTREATSAKEVPERLAVIGGGVAGTELAQAFARLGSDVTLVARSGLLGTFPAEATKLVAAGLRADGVAVRLNTSTENVRENDDGTFTLTLKDPTPGGRTTVTADKVLVSTGRHPALEGLGLESLGFEARDGQALKLTTDSTGLVQGVRSLQGAAGTEDANGEKRSEGENSWLYAVGDAAGRNFFTHQGKYEARATGDAIAARAKGELRGAPAAWSRYAQTANQHAVPSVVFTDPELAAVGRTVEQAKQDGYNVSSVELPIEVSGSSLHSEHYEGWAQLVVDEDRRVLLGATFAGPDVGELLHAATIAVVGEVPLERLWHAVPSFPTVSEVWLRLLEKYGL; encoded by the coding sequence ATGACGCCTGAGCCGCTGCAACGTGAATTCGATGTCATTGTGATCGGCGCCGGCGCCGTAGGGGAAAACGTCGCCGACCGCGTGGTCCAGGGCGGCCTGACGGCTGTTGTCATTGAAGCCGAACTGGTGGGCGGCGAATGCTCCTACTGGGCCTGCATGCCGTCCAAAGCCCTGCTCCGACCAGGCACAGCCCTGCACGGCGCACAGTCTGTGCCCGGCGCAGTGGAAGCCGTCACCCTGACACTGGATGCAGCCGCGGTCCTTAAGCGCAGGGACTATTTCACCGCCAACTGGCAAGACGACAGCCAGGTCAAATGGCTGGAGGACACAGGGATCGAGCTGATCCGTGGCCACGGCTGGATCAAAGCGCCGCGCACTGTTGAAGTAGCCGGGCTGGACGGCAACACTTACGAGCTGAAGGCGCGTCACGCCGTCGTACTGGCCACCGGCTCCACACCAACCGCACCTCCCATCGATGGGCTGGCGGATCTGCAGGTCTGGGGCACCCGCGAAGCCACCTCGGCCAAGGAGGTGCCGGAGCGCCTGGCCGTGATCGGCGGCGGCGTAGCGGGCACCGAGCTGGCGCAGGCATTTGCGCGCCTGGGCTCGGACGTGACGCTGGTGGCCAGGAGCGGACTGCTGGGCACCTTCCCTGCAGAGGCCACCAAACTTGTGGCCGCAGGGCTGCGCGCGGACGGCGTGGCGGTCCGCCTCAACACGTCCACCGAAAATGTCCGGGAAAACGACGACGGCACCTTCACCCTGACCCTTAAGGACCCGACGCCGGGCGGCCGAACCACCGTCACTGCGGACAAGGTGCTCGTTTCAACCGGCCGGCATCCCGCCCTTGAAGGGCTTGGGCTGGAAAGCCTGGGCTTCGAGGCCCGGGACGGGCAGGCCCTGAAACTCACCACCGACTCCACTGGCCTAGTCCAGGGCGTTCGGAGCCTGCAGGGCGCCGCGGGCACCGAGGACGCGAACGGCGAGAAGCGCTCGGAGGGAGAGAATTCCTGGCTCTACGCTGTTGGCGACGCCGCCGGCAGGAACTTTTTCACGCACCAGGGCAAGTACGAGGCCCGGGCTACGGGTGACGCCATCGCCGCCCGTGCCAAGGGCGAGCTCCGCGGTGCACCGGCGGCCTGGAGCCGGTACGCGCAGACCGCCAACCAGCACGCCGTGCCAAGCGTGGTGTTCACCGATCCCGAACTGGCCGCCGTGGGGCGCACTGTAGAGCAGGCGAAGCAGGACGGCTACAACGTGTCGTCCGTGGAGCTGCCCATCGAGGTGTCGGGTTCGTCCCTGCACTCCGAACACTACGAGGGCTGGGCGCAACTGGTGGTGGATGAGGACCGCAGGGTTCTTCTCGGCGCCACTTTCGCGGGCCCGGACGTGGGTGAGTTGCTGCACGCCGCCACCATTGCCGTGGTGGGCGAGGTCCCGCTGGAGCGGCTGTGGCATGCCGTGCCCTCGTTTCCCACCGTCAGCGAGGTGTGGCTGCGGCTCCTGGAGAAGTACGGCTTGTAA